From Microbacterium sp. CGR2:
AAGACGGCCGCGTGGAGCAGGCTCTCCGTCACCTCGCCGGAGTGCTGCTGCACACGCCGACGACCCGCGCCCACGAACTCGCCGCCGCCGGCCGCGCCGACGAGTTCACCGCCGCCCTCGCCGCCCTGTACGACATCGCGCCGGCGAATCCGGTGTCCGAACTGGGTTCGGAATCGTCGATCGCCTGACGAGTCGGCGCAGCCGGTGCGAAAATGAAGCCATGGCTCTTCACATCACCGGCGACACCGCTGCCGATGCACTCCTGACCGACAACCCGCTGGCTCTGCTCGTCGGGATGCTGCTCGATCAGCAGATCCCGATGGAGACGGCGTTCGCCGGTCCGCTCAAGATCGAGCAGCGCACCGGAGCGACGGATGCCGCCACCATCGCCGCGATGGAACCCGACGAGTTCCTCGAGGCATTCCGGCAGGCTCCGGCCGTGCACCGCTTCCCCGGGTCGATGGCCACCCGCGTGCAGACACTGTGCCAGACGCTCGTCGACGACTGGGGCGGCGATGCGGCAGCTCTCTGGACCGAGGGCGACCCGTCCGGTGCCGAGGTGCTGAAGCGACTGAAGGCGCTCCCCGGATTCGGTGAGCAGAAGGCGAAGATCTTCCTGGCACTGCTGGGCAAGCAGTACGGGTTCAGCGGCCCGGGATGGCGCGAAGCCGCCGGCGTCTACGGTGAGGAAGGTTCGTTCCGCAGCGTCGCCGACATCGTCTCGCCCGAATCGCTGACGAAGGTGCGGGAGCACAAGAAGGCGATGAAGGCGGCGGCGAGAGCAGAGGCGACGGGCGAGACCGAAGCCCTCCCTGTGCCGAGCGAGCAGAGCTAGCCTCAGCGGAGCTCCGCGAAGAACTCCCGGATGTCGCCGGCGAGAACCTCAGGACGCTCCAGCGCGGCGAAGTGGCCGCCCTCCTCGAAGCGGCTCCAGTGCACGATGTTCGAGTTGTCGCGCTCCGCGAAGACCCGGATCGTCTGGAAGTCGTCCTTGAACACCGCGACCCCGGTCGGAGCGGCGTTGATCTGCGGCTCGGCATCCTCGCCGCCGTCAGCACGCGCGTTCTCGAGGTAGCTGCGGCTCATTCCCGATGCGGCGTTGGCGAACCAGTTGACGCTCACCTCGAGAAGGATCTTCTCCAACGGCACCAGGGACGTTCCGTTGCCGAAGGAGTTGAACAGCTCGCTGTAGGCGAGGAGCCCGACAGGGGAATCGCTGATGCCGACGGAGACCGTCTGTGGGCGCGACGCGTTCATCGTGTTGTAGCCGCCCACCGACTGGAACCACTGCATGTGCTCGAGCCCGGCGTAGTCGGCCGGCTCCAGCTTCTCGAACTCGGACGGGTCGCCCGAGGGGAACGAGAACAGCTGCAGCACGTGCAGCCCGAGAAAGCCCGCGGGGCTGAGCAGCCCGAGTTCGCGGGCGACCATCGCACCGTTGTCGGAGCCGTGGATGCCATAGCTGTCGTAACCGAGGGCACGCATCAGTCGGTCATAGGCCGCCGCGACGCGTCCCACCGTCCAGCCCGGAGACGCGAGCGGCTGCGAGAAGCCGTAGCCGGGAGCATCCGGGATCACGACGTCGAAGGCGTCCTCGGCCCGCCCGCCGTACGCCACCGGGTCGACGAGGATGTCGATCATGTCGAGATAGTCGACGCTCGACCCGGGGTAGGTGTGGGCCAACAGCAGCGGAGTGGCGCCCGCGTGCGCGGAGCGGACATGGATGAAGTGGACGGTCTGCCCGTCGATCTCCGTCTCGAAATGCGGGACGGCGTTGATCCGCTCCTGGGCGGCCGCCCAGTCGAAGGACCGCCAGGCGGCGATCGCCTCGCGAAGGTACGAGTTCGGGGTGCCGGCATCCCAGTCGTCCGTGGGTGCGGGCTGCGGAAGGCGGGTGCGGGCGAGGCGGTCGTGTAGGTCGGCGACCGCGGCGTCGGAGACGGAGACGAGGAAGGGGCGGATGCTGAGGGAGGAGGTTGTGTTGTTCATGTCTCCGACGATATGAGACTAATAGGTCGGATATGTTCCTAATCAGTTGGACCGACCCGTTCAAAATAGTCATTGACAGGAATATTCTTTTGCGCGAATACTTGACACCATGATCGAATGGCTCACGGCACTCGCCGATCCGGCACGATGGCGAATCGTGCTGCTCCTGGCCGACCGCCCGCAATCGGTCGGCGTCATCGCCGAACTCTCCGGACTACGCCAGCCGCAAGCCAGCAAGCACCTCCAGACCCTGGAACGCGCAGGAGTCGCGGTGTCGCGGCGCAGCGGACAGCGGAGGATCTATGCGCTCGAACCAGAGGCGCTGCGCGCGCTGGCCACCGAGATCGCTCGAATCGGCGAGCGCGCAGCGTCCGGTCGCGTGCAGTTCGACCAGCACTCGGCCGCCGTCGTAGCCGAGACCGAAGCCGCCGATCGCGACCGCTGGGCGGACGGTCGCGAGTACGTCTTCCGGCGCCCCCTCGTGGCTGACCTCGCGACCACCTGGGAGCATCTCACCGAGCCGGACCTTCTGCGCCGGTGGTGGGCACCCTCGGGTCTGCGATTGGCTCACATCGAGTTCGGCACGCGAGTGGGCGACCCCATCGCCCAGGTGTACGTCGACGCTGCGGACACGCGTGGAACCGGCGTCGTCGTCGGTGAGGCGACCGGCGTGATCGACCACGTCGCGCCGCACTCCCGCATCGACTTCACCCTGTCGCCTCGGCTGGCCGACGGTACGATCGGTTTCACCGGTCATTACCGCTGGGACATCGCCGACGCCGACGAAGGCACGCAGCTGGAGGTCCGCCTCCTCCTCGACGACACCGTCATACCGTCCGCCGAGTTCGTCGCCGGGATCGAGCTCGGTTGGAACGAGTGCCTCGACGAACTGGCGGCGCTTCTGACCGCGGCCACATCATCCACCTCCACCTCCACCTCCACCATGAAGGAATCGCAATGAGCACCAACGAACGTCGCGTCGTCGCGAACATCGCCCTGAGTCTGGACGGTTTCTACCAAGGGCCGGGAGACCCGGCAGACATGTCCTGGCTCATGCCCTATGCTCTCAGCGACGTCTCCCGTGACCATCTGACCGGCCTCTGGCAGAACGCGACGACCGCCCTGCTCGGTCGCACGAACGCCGAAGGATTCTTCGCGTACTGGCCCACGGTCGCCGACGATGAGAACGCAGACTCGCGAGACCGCGCATACGGAGCCTGGATGCGCGACGCGGAGAAGGTCGTGCTCTCACGATCCCTCGAATCGGCACCCTGGTCGAACGCCCGGGTCTTCGACGAACCCGCCGCCGACGTGGTCGCCCGCCTCAAGGGCGAACCAGGCAGCGACATCGTCGTCTTCGCCAGCGTCAGCGTGATCAGGGCCCTCCTGGCGGCCGACGTCGTCGACCGCCTCTCACTGACGGTGTTCCCACAGATCCTCGGCGGCGGCGCGCGTCTGTTCGACGGCGAGATCCCGCCATCAGCGTGGACGCTGGCGAGCGCGGAGTCGGGCGACGGCGTCGTGGCCCTGACATACGACCGAGTTCGCTGATCGCGACCGCCGACCGGACCGAGTCCTCATGACCGACCCCACCGCCCGCCTCCTGTCTCTGCTCTCGCTCTTGCAGACCGGTCCGGAACGCTCTGGACGCGACCTGGCCGAGCGCCTCGGAGTCTCGACGCGCACGATCCGCCACGACGTGGACCGCCTGCGCGACCTCGGCTACCCGGTGGATGCCGCACGTGGCCCCGTGGGCGGCTACCGTCTCGGCGCCGGCGGCAAGCTGCCACCCCTGCTGCTCGACGATGAAGAGGCCGTGGCGGTGACGGTGGGCCTGCGCGCCGCCGCGGGAATCGCCGGAGTCGCCGAGTCGGGGGCGCGGGCCCTCGCCAAGCTCGAACAGGTGCTGCCCTCCCACCTGCGCCCCACCGTCGACGCACTGCGATCGAGCGTCGACAGGGCGCCCGAGAACAACGACACAGATGCGCCCGATCCGGAAGTCGACGCCGCGACGCTGCAGGCCATCGCGGGTGCCATCCGGAACACGGAGTGGCTGCGCTTCGACTACCAGGATGCGCAGGTCCTGGTAGAGCCGTACCGGCTGCTCACCTGGCATCGGCGCTGGTACCTGGTGGGGCGAGACCCGCAGACGGATGAGTGGGCGACGTACCGCGTCGACTGGATGACACTGCGGATGCCGACGCGGCGGCGCTTCGACCCGCAACCCCTTCCGGGCGGCGACTACACGGCGTTCGCGATGCGCACGATCGCCGTGAGCGGGTGGGTCGTCCACGCGCGGTTGCGCATCGATGCCCCCGCCGAGGCCGTGCTCGACCGGATCCACGCCGCCGTCGGTGTCGTGGAGCCGGTCGACGATGAGCACTGCATCCTCGTCACCGGCGCCGACAGCCTCGATACGGTCGCCGCGTACATCGGGATGCTGATGATGGACTTCACCGTCGAATCGCCGCCGGAGCTCATCCCTCGTCTGCAGGTTCTCTCCGAGCGCTACGCCCGCGCGGTCGCCGGCTCTCCGCGCCCCTGAGCTCCGGCGGTCAGGCGCCCTTCAGGCGCTCCGCCAGGTAAGCGTGCAGCCCGTCGATCGACACGCGCTCCTGTGCCATCGTGTCGCGGTCGCGCACGGTGACGGCACGGTCGTCGAGCGAGTCGAAGTCGACCGTCACGCAGAACGGGGTGCCGATCTCATCCTGTCGGCGGTAGCGTCGCCCGATGGCGCCGGCATCGTCGAAGTCGACAGCCCAGGAACTGCGAAGCGTGTCGGCGACCTCGCGCGCGAGCGGAGACAGCTTCTCGTTGCGCGACAACGGCAGCACTGCAGCCTTGACCGGGGCGAGGCGCGGGTCGAGCTTGAGCACTGTGCGCACGTCGGTGCCCCCCTTGGCGTTGGGCACCTCCTCTTCGCGGTACGCATCGACGAGGAACGCCATCATGGCCCGGGTGAGGCCGAACGACGGCTCGATCACGTACGGGGTATAACGCTCGCCGGTGGCCTGGTCGAAGTAAGTGAGGCTCTGGCCCGACGCTTCGCTGTGGCTGGAGAGGTCGTAATCGGTGCGGTTGGCGACGCCCATGAGCTCGCCCCACTCCTTGCCGACGAAGCCGAATTTGTACTCGACGTCGATCGTCCCGGCGGAGTAGTGCGCCCGGTCATCCTCGGGCACATCGAACTGACGCATGTTCTCGGCGTCGATACCGAGATCGATGAACCAGTTCCAGCACGCCTCCACCCAGTGCTCGAACCACTGCTGCGCCTCGGCGGGAGGGGTGAAGAACTCGATCTCCATCTGCTCGAACTCGCGCGTGCGGAAGATGAAGTTACCGGGGGTGATCTCGTTGCGGAAGGCCTTGCCGACCTGGCCGATGCCGAACGGCGGCTTCTTGCGGCTCGCGGTGAGCACGTTCGAGAAGTTGACGAAGATGCCCTGAGCCGTCTCGGGACGCAGGTAGTACAGGCTGGATTCGTCGTCGACCACGCCGAGGTACGTCTTGATCAGACCCGAGAACGACTTCGGCTCGGTGTACTGGCCCTTGGTGCCGCAGTTCGGGCACGGCACGTCGAGAAGACCGTTCTCGGCCTTGCGTCCCTTGCGCGCCTCGAAGTCCTCGACGAGGTTGTCGGCGCGGAAGCGCTTGTGACACTGCAGACATTCGACGAGCGGGTCGGTGAAGGTGGCGACGTGACCGGACGCTTCCCACACCCGCTTGGGCAGGATGATGCTCGAGTCGAGGCCGACCATGTCGCCACGGCCGCGGACGAAGGTCTGCCACCACTGGCGGCGGATGTTCTCCTTGAGCTCGGTGCCGAGGGGACCATAGTCCCAGGCCGATCGCGAACCGCCGTAGATCTCACCCGCTTGGAACACGAACCCGCGGTGGCGGGCGAGGGCGATGACCTTGTCAAGACGGGACTGTTCGGCCACGGTGGCTCCAATGGTCGGCTGTGGGAGAACCCGTGAGCACGGGCATCTCCAGTGTATCCGCGCGAAAGCTGCCTGCTTGAGCCTCCGACTGGGACCCTCAGCCGGTCGGAGGGTACCGTCGATGCATGAACACCGAGCAGCCGACCCGTCACACCCGCGACGAAGACACCCGCTTCTTCGGCCAGCCTTGGTCGCTGGTGCATGTCTTCGGCGTCGAGATGTGGGAGCGGTTCAGCTTCTACGGCATGCAGGGCATCCTGCTGATCTACCTGTACTACTCCGTCACCGACGGCGGACTCGGCATCCCTCAGGCGATCGCCGGCGGCATCGTCGGCGCATACGGCGGCTCGGTCTACCTGGCGACCATCCTCGGCGCCTGGCTCGCCGACCGGCTCTTCGGGTCGGAGCGCGTCCTGTTCGCCAGCGCGATCGTGATCGTCGCCGGCCACCTCGCCCTCGCGCTGATCCCCGGTGTGCTCGGAGTCGGTGTGGGCCTCGTGCTCGTGGCCCTCGGATCGGGTGGGCTCAAGGCGAACGCCACATCGGTGGTCGGCAGTCTCTACAGCGCCGACGACACCCGACGGGACGCCGGCTTCTCGCTGTTCTACCTCGGGATCAATCTCGGGGCATTCCTCGGCCCCATCCTCACCGGGCTGCTGCAGTCGTCGCTGGGCTTCCACTACGGCTTCGGCCTCGCCGCCATCGGCATGACGCTTGGACTGGTGCAGTATTCGTTCGGTCGCCGCGCCCTGCCCGACACCGCTCGACAGGTGCCGAACCCGCTCCCCTCCTCGCGATATCCCCTGGTCGCACTCATCGCTGCAGCGGCCATCGCGCTGATCGTCGTGCTCGTGCTGCTCGGCGTCATCCGCGCAGACAACCTGTCCCTCATCGTCATCCTCGGCACCGTGGTCGCCGCGATCGCCTACTTCGCCGTGATCCTCGGCAGCCGACGGATCGACAGCACCGAACGCTCCCGCGTCTGGGGATTCCTCCCGCTGTTCGTCACGAGTGTGGCCTTCTGGTCGCTGTACCAGCAGCAGTTCACCGTGCTCACCGTGTATTCCGACGAGCGCCTCGACCGCAACCTGTTCGGCTGGGAGATGCCGGTGTCGTGGGTGCAGTCCATCAACCCGATCTTCATCATCATCCTGTCGGGCGTCTTCGCCGCCGTCTGGACGCGTCTGGGCGCACGCCAGCCGTCGACCCCGGTGAAGTTCGGCCTGGGCGCGATGATCATGGGAGCCGCGTTCCTGCTGTTCCTGCCGTTCGCGGGAGGAGGGGCGAACTCGACGCCGCTGCTGGCGATCGTCGGCATCCTCTTCGTGTTCACGGTGGCGGAGCTGCTGATCTCGCCCGTGGGGCTCTCCGTCACGACGAAGCTCGCGCCTGCCGTCTTCCACACACAGATGGTGGCGCTGTTCTTCTTGTCGGTGGCCCTGGGCACCGCGATCTCGGGCTGGCTCGTGCAGTTCTACGACGCCGACAACGAGGTTCCCTACTTCTCGATCCTCGGCGGTATCGCGATCCTCGTCGGCATCGGCCTGCTGCTGTCCGTCAAGCCGGTGCTGCGGCTCATGCGCGGGGTGCGCTGAACAGGTACCCTCTGGCCACGTCGAAGCCGGTGATCTGCAGGCCGCGGGCGAGCAGGCCCTCCATCTGAGCCCGCAGGCGCGTGCGCCACTCGTGGGCCGCGGCGGGGTCTGAACCGCGCAGAGCCTCGATGTCAGCGGGGATCTCGAGAGTCTCGGCCACCGCCTCGTCGGCGGGAGCCTTGGCGATGTCGGCAAGCGCCCACTCGACGTCGAGGCGATCGCTCTCATCACCGGCATCCCCGCCGCCGAAGATTCCGTAGCGGTTCACCGAGTAGCCGGTCACTCTCGCTCCGAGCACGCTCAGGAAGAAGTGGGCGTTGCGGGCGACCAGCGGATCGAACGTCCAGGTGATGCGCCCCACGTCGCGGGAGAACGCCCACTGACGCTGGTGCTCCTTCAACTCACGCCCCCAACCGCGCCCACGGTATTCGGGCAGAAGCGCCGTGATGTGCGAGTGCATCGCACGCCGGCCCGGCTCACCGAAGAACGCGATCGACGCGCCGACCATGTGTTCGTCGCCTCCTTCGCCGTCGAAGAGGCCGACGACGTAGTTGCCTGACTGCTGCAGGGCGCGCAGGGTGCCGGCATCGACGACGCGCTGCGGACCCCGGATGGAGTCGAGCAGGCCCTGCGCGTCGATGATGAGTTCAACGGTGTCGAGATCACGGATGGTTCGCACGAACCCAGTCTGCCCCTCCTCGCCGCGTTCGAGGAATCGTCCGGCCCCGAGTCCGGGAGAACGCCGATAGCCTGGATCGGTGAGTGCGAGTGACGACAGGGCAAGAAGGCGTCTCTCCCGAACCTCGCCGAAGTGGGCGATCGTCGCCGTTCTCGCCTTCGCCGGCCTGTGCTCCTCGTTCATGTTCACCCTCGTGGTGCCGCTCCAGGCAGAGCTGCCTCAGCTGTTGAACGCCTCGCGCGAGGACACCACCTGGGTCGTCACGATCACGCTGCTCGTCGCCGCAGTCGCCACCCCGATCTCGGGCCGTCTGGGTGACATGTACGGCAAGCGACGCGTGGTGATCGTGCTGCTGGTCCTGCTCATCGTCGGGTCGGTCATCGCGGCGGTGTCGGCATCCATCGTCGGCGTGATCATCGGGCGCGCTCTGCAGGGTGCGGTCACCGGCGTCGTACCGCTCGGCATCGCGATCATGCGTGACGTGCTGCCGACCAACCGTCTCGGAACCGCCGTCGCCCTGATGAGCGCCACGATGGGCGTCGGCGGCGCGATCGGGATGCCGGTGGCAGCCCTTCTCGCCCAGAATGCCGACTGGCACATGCTGTTCTGGCTCGCCGCGGCACTCGGCGGCGTGGGGCTCGCCCTCGTCGTCGCGGTCATCCCCGAGGACGTGCTCCGGTTCCCCGGTCGCCTGGACGTGCTCGGCGCCCTCGGCCTCGCGATCGGTCTGACCGGTGTGCTGCTGTTCGTCTCACGCGGTGCGGAGTGGGGCTGGGCCGCGCCGCTCACCCTCGTCTGCGGCGTGGGCGGACTCGCCGTCCTGCTGCTGTGGGGCTGGTATCAGCTCCGCACCGACGATCCTCTCCTCGACCTCCGGGTCGCCGCCCGCCCTGCGGTGCTGTTCACCAACATCGCCGCGATCGGCATGGGCTTCGCGCTGTTCGCCTCCAACGTCACCTTCCCGCAACTGCTCGAACTGCCCGCAGACGGAGGCGGGTTCGGTCTGGACATGGTCGCAGCGGCGCTCGTGATCATGCCCGCCGGTCTGGTGATGATGGTGATCTCCCCGCTGTCCGGCTGGCTGGAGCGCACCGTCGGCCCTCGTCCGCTCTTCACCGTGGGCGCCGTCGCCATCGTGCTCGCCTACGTGTTCGTCCTGCTCTGGTCCAGCGAGGTGTGGCACATCCTCATGGCGAACCTGCTGATCGGTGTGGGCATCGGGTTCACGTTCGCCGCCATGCCGATGATCATCATGCGATCGGTCCCGACGAACGAGACCGGGGCATCCAACGGACTGAATGCGCTGTTCCGCTCGGTCGGCACGTCCGGCGCCTCCGCCGTCATGGGCGGGGTTCTGGCCGCGATGAGCGTCGAGGTCGACGGAGTCGCCGTGCCCACTCGAGCAGCATTCGAAGTCTGCTTCTGGCTCGCCATCGCCGCGGGGATCATCGCCGTGGTGCTGTCGCTGTTCATCCCGAAGCAGCGCTCCACCGAGCAGCATCCGTCACTGCCGAGCTGACTCCGAGATCGTTCGCGGGTCGGGGTCGCCGTCTCGCGGCGGGCGAAGGCGCGCGGGGATGGGCCACTCGAGCACGAACTGCGCGGTCGCCGGCCGGGTCATGTCACCGAAGTCATCCAGCTTCACCACGATCCTGCCCGGCGCTCCGGCCTCGTCGGGTGTCACTTCGAGGATGCGCACGCGCAGGGGGCGCCGGCCTTCACCGTCGAGCATCCACGGGTCGGCGAGCCAGGCGATTCCGTGCTCTTCGAGAGCATCTTCGGCGTCGAGCCATTCGGTGGGTTCAGAGACCTGACGCCCGAGCACATCGACCGCGACCCACTCGTCGCCGTGCGGATGGATCCAGCCGAGCAACTCACCGTCGTCACGGCGGTGCGGGGTCCAGTCGGTGGTCGGTGCCATCAGTGCGTGTACTCCATGAGTTCGACACCGAGCACGCGGAACGCGTCGTGAGCGCGCAGTCGATGTGTGATCGACAGATCGTCGAAGCAGACGATGAGCGAGTACGCGACTCCCGCCCTGGGCCCCGCGAGCACCCCGGCTTCGGCGCGCACCCCGCGGTCCCGACCGGTCTTGTTGACGAAGAGGAGGCCGTGCTGGTCATGATCGTGCGCGAACGGGTCGAGTCCGGTCGAGGCGCCGACCAGACTGAGGTCGTTGTTGAGGCCGAGCCACTCCGAGACCTGCGCACTCACCGCGGCGTCGACGGCCTGGGAGTTGACCAGCGCCGAGAAGAGACCGGCGAGCTCACGCGCGGATCCGACGGCAACCTGCGGTGCATCGTCAGGCCCCCGATGGTCGCGGAACCGGTCGAGCAGAGCCGTGTGCCGCAAGCCCAGCGATTCGATGCGTTCGCGCACCCGGTCGTGCCCGACCTTGTCCAGCAGCACATTGACCGCGACGGGGTCGCCCGACGAAGCGGCCAGCACCGCGAGGTCTTCGAGCGGAAGCGCCGGAGCGTGCAGGTGCCGCCACACCCCCGCGGTCTCCACCGCCTCGACGCTGGACCGCTCCACGATCTCGAACGGATCGAGGGTGCCGCCCTCGAAACCGGCGGCCACCTCCACCAGCAGGGGGACGACCCCCAGGCCCGCGATCGGCAGGGTCACGTGATCGTCACCCGCCAGCACATGCATGTGTGTGTCGAGGTCGACCACGTGCACCGAGACCTGCGCCCCGGACTCCGTCAGATCTTCCAGCGAGCGCAGAGTGGAGGGGAAGGACCGGCGTTGTGGTGCCGCGCGACGTGGCAGGCGCCGGCCGGCGCGCTGCGACCGCCGCCCTTCCGCCCGGGCCGGGGCAGAGGACTTGCGGGACCCATCGAAAGGCTCGGGAACGCTCACTCGTGATCCTTCAGGAGAGGAGATGTGCCGATATCGTAACCCCGCCGACGAGTGGGAACCCGTGAGTGCGTCGATCGGTCACCAGATGGTCACCCGCGACTCCTCCGGCAGCCATAGGGCGTCTGCATCCGTCACCTCGAACGCCTCGTAGAAGGCGTCGATGTTGCGCACGATCTGGTTGCAGCGGAACTCGTTCGGAGAGTGCGGGTCGATCGTCAGCAGTCGCAGGGTCTCGGCCTCGCGGCTCTTCTGCTGCCACACCTGCGCCCAGGAGAGGAGCAGCCGCTGCACACCCGTGTACCCGTCGATGACCGGCGCCTCCCCGCCCTCCAACGACAACTCGTACGCCTTCAGCGCGATACCCAGACCTCCGAGATCCCCGATGTTCTCGCCGATCGTGAGGGCGCCGTTCACATGGTGCTCCGCCCCCAGCCCCTCGGGGACGAGCTCGTCGTACTGCGCGATCAGCGCTTTCGTGCGCTCTTCGAACGCCGCACGATCAGCATCCGTCCACCAGTCCTGAAGCCGACCGTCGCCGTCGTAGCGGCTGCCCTGATCGTCGAACCCGTGCCCGATCTCATGGCCGATCACCGCGCCGATCCCGCCGTAGTTCGCCGCGGCGTCTCGGGAGGCGTCGAAGAAGGGGTACTGCAGGATCGCCGCGGGGAAGACGATCTCGTTCATCGAGGGGTTGTAGTAGGCGTTGACCATCTGCGGCGGCATGTGCCACTCGTCGCGATCGATGGGCTTCCCGACCTTCGCGACATGACGGTCGTGCTCGAAGATCGCGGCACGACGCACGTTGCCGAACAGGTCGGCGCGGTCGATCGTCAGGCTCGAGTAGTCGCGCCAGACCGTGGGATGCCCGATCTTGGGCGTGAACGCGTCGAGCTTGGCGAGCGCCCGCTCACGGGTCTCGGCCGTCATCCACTCGAGGTTCGTGATGCTCTGCCGGTAGGCCTCGACGAGATTCGCGACGAGTTCGTCCATCGCAGCCTTCGCCGTCGGCGGATAGTGCCGCTCGACGTACACCTTGCCGATCGCTTCGCTCAGCGCCCCCTCGGTGACCGAGACGCCGCGCTTCCAGCGCTCGCGGATCGTCGGCACTCCGGTGAGCTCGGTGCCGTAGAACGAGAAGTTCTCCTGCACGAAGTCGTCGGTGAGATACGGAGCAGCGGCGTGCACGACCTGGGCACGCAGCCACGCCTTCCAGTCGTCGAGGCGGTCGACGCTGAGGAGCGAGCCGAGACCCTCGAGGAAGCTCGGCTGCGAGACCACGACCTCGTCGAAAGCGTCGGGGGCGGACGGGGCGACCGCGTCACGCCACGGGGTCAGGTCGACACCGGCGAGTTCCTGGATCTCGTTCCAGGTCTTCAGGTTGTAGGTCGCCACCGCATCGCGGCTCTTCACGTTGTCCCAGTGGTGTCCGGCGAGCTCGGTCTCGAGGGCGATCGCCCGGTCGGCCTGCGCCGCGGCATCGGTCACCCCGGCGAGCTCGAGCAGACGCTCGAGGTGTGCGCGATAGGCGGCGCGGGTGTCGACGAAGGTGTCGAGGCGGAAGTAGCTCTCGTCGGGCAGCGACAGGCCGGACTGCACGAGAACCGGGACGTAGCGCTCGGGGTTGCCGGGATCGCCGTCGACGTAGAACCCGATCAGGTGTGCACGGCCGTCGCGATCGTACGCTCCGACGGTGCGGAGGAAGGCGGGGATGCCGTCGATCGCGTCGACCTCGGCGAAGGTCTCGGCGAGAGGCGTGGCGCCGGCGGCGGCGATCCGGTCGGTGTCCATGAAGCTGGCGAACATGTCGCCGATCTTC
This genomic window contains:
- a CDS encoding peptide MFS transporter, with protein sequence MNTEQPTRHTRDEDTRFFGQPWSLVHVFGVEMWERFSFYGMQGILLIYLYYSVTDGGLGIPQAIAGGIVGAYGGSVYLATILGAWLADRLFGSERVLFASAIVIVAGHLALALIPGVLGVGVGLVLVALGSGGLKANATSVVGSLYSADDTRRDAGFSLFYLGINLGAFLGPILTGLLQSSLGFHYGFGLAAIGMTLGLVQYSFGRRALPDTARQVPNPLPSSRYPLVALIAAAAIALIVVLVLLGVIRADNLSLIVILGTVVAAIAYFAVILGSRRIDSTERSRVWGFLPLFVTSVAFWSLYQQQFTVLTVYSDERLDRNLFGWEMPVSWVQSINPIFIIILSGVFAAVWTRLGARQPSTPVKFGLGAMIMGAAFLLFLPFAGGGANSTPLLAIVGILFVFTVAELLISPVGLSVTTKLAPAVFHTQMVALFFLSVALGTAISGWLVQFYDADNEVPYFSILGGIAILVGIGLLLSVKPVLRLMRGVR
- a CDS encoding metalloregulator ArsR/SmtB family transcription factor, which produces MIEWLTALADPARWRIVLLLADRPQSVGVIAELSGLRQPQASKHLQTLERAGVAVSRRSGQRRIYALEPEALRALATEIARIGERAASGRVQFDQHSAAVVAETEAADRDRWADGREYVFRRPLVADLATTWEHLTEPDLLRRWWAPSGLRLAHIEFGTRVGDPIAQVYVDAADTRGTGVVVGEATGVIDHVAPHSRIDFTLSPRLADGTIGFTGHYRWDIADADEGTQLEVRLLLDDTVIPSAEFVAGIELGWNECLDELAALLTAATSSTSTSTSTMKESQ
- a CDS encoding YafY family protein, whose amino-acid sequence is MTDPTARLLSLLSLLQTGPERSGRDLAERLGVSTRTIRHDVDRLRDLGYPVDAARGPVGGYRLGAGGKLPPLLLDDEEAVAVTVGLRAAAGIAGVAESGARALAKLEQVLPSHLRPTVDALRSSVDRAPENNDTDAPDPEVDAATLQAIAGAIRNTEWLRFDYQDAQVLVEPYRLLTWHRRWYLVGRDPQTDEWATYRVDWMTLRMPTRRRFDPQPLPGGDYTAFAMRTIAVSGWVVHARLRIDAPAEAVLDRIHAAVGVVEPVDDEHCILVTGADSLDTVAAYIGMLMMDFTVESPPELIPRLQVLSERYARAVAGSPRP
- a CDS encoding GNAT family N-acetyltransferase, whose amino-acid sequence is MRTIRDLDTVELIIDAQGLLDSIRGPQRVVDAGTLRALQQSGNYVVGLFDGEGGDEHMVGASIAFFGEPGRRAMHSHITALLPEYRGRGWGRELKEHQRQWAFSRDVGRITWTFDPLVARNAHFFLSVLGARVTGYSVNRYGIFGGGDAGDESDRLDVEWALADIAKAPADEAVAETLEIPADIEALRGSDPAAAHEWRTRLRAQMEGLLARGLQITGFDVARGYLFSAPRA
- a CDS encoding HhH-GPD-type base excision DNA repair protein → MALHITGDTAADALLTDNPLALLVGMLLDQQIPMETAFAGPLKIEQRTGATDAATIAAMEPDEFLEAFRQAPAVHRFPGSMATRVQTLCQTLVDDWGGDAAALWTEGDPSGAEVLKRLKALPGFGEQKAKIFLALLGKQYGFSGPGWREAAGVYGEEGSFRSVADIVSPESLTKVREHKKAMKAAARAEATGETEALPVPSEQS
- a CDS encoding glycine--tRNA ligase, which produces MAEQSRLDKVIALARHRGFVFQAGEIYGGSRSAWDYGPLGTELKENIRRQWWQTFVRGRGDMVGLDSSIILPKRVWEASGHVATFTDPLVECLQCHKRFRADNLVEDFEARKGRKAENGLLDVPCPNCGTKGQYTEPKSFSGLIKTYLGVVDDESSLYYLRPETAQGIFVNFSNVLTASRKKPPFGIGQVGKAFRNEITPGNFIFRTREFEQMEIEFFTPPAEAQQWFEHWVEACWNWFIDLGIDAENMRQFDVPEDDRAHYSAGTIDVEYKFGFVGKEWGELMGVANRTDYDLSSHSEASGQSLTYFDQATGERYTPYVIEPSFGLTRAMMAFLVDAYREEEVPNAKGGTDVRTVLKLDPRLAPVKAAVLPLSRNEKLSPLAREVADTLRSSWAVDFDDAGAIGRRYRRQDEIGTPFCVTVDFDSLDDRAVTVRDRDTMAQERVSIDGLHAYLAERLKGA
- a CDS encoding epoxide hydrolase family protein; translation: MNNTTSSLSIRPFLVSVSDAAVADLHDRLARTRLPQPAPTDDWDAGTPNSYLREAIAAWRSFDWAAAQERINAVPHFETEIDGQTVHFIHVRSAHAGATPLLLAHTYPGSSVDYLDMIDILVDPVAYGGRAEDAFDVVIPDAPGYGFSQPLASPGWTVGRVAAAYDRLMRALGYDSYGIHGSDNGAMVARELGLLSPAGFLGLHVLQLFSFPSGDPSEFEKLEPADYAGLEHMQWFQSVGGYNTMNASRPQTVSVGISDSPVGLLAYSELFNSFGNGTSLVPLEKILLEVSVNWFANAASGMSRSYLENARADGGEDAEPQINAAPTGVAVFKDDFQTIRVFAERDNSNIVHWSRFEEGGHFAALERPEVLAGDIREFFAELR
- a CDS encoding dihydrofolate reductase family protein, which translates into the protein MSTNERRVVANIALSLDGFYQGPGDPADMSWLMPYALSDVSRDHLTGLWQNATTALLGRTNAEGFFAYWPTVADDENADSRDRAYGAWMRDAEKVVLSRSLESAPWSNARVFDEPAADVVARLKGEPGSDIVVFASVSVIRALLAADVVDRLSLTVFPQILGGGARLFDGEIPPSAWTLASAESGDGVVALTYDRVR